TAAGCTAAGAACAACACAAAGTAATGGCAGAAGAATGCAATTTGAAATCGTTTCCAATGTTTTGTGTTGCATTGTTTGCCGTCATCGCGCCAACACAATCGCACATTTAGCTTATTTCCACTTTAACTTGTGTACAAATAAAATGCACTTTCTGCTTTGtttatatactatgtacataggCATTTAtgcattgtacatatgtattagtttTATTGTGTGACACAAAGGCATAAACAAGGGCAAGTGGCCAAGCGTCAAACGGTGGTATGCTGCAGAAATGCAGCTCTGCAATATTATGTGGCATTCAAATAAGCACCCACGCATTTGACAACATACCTACCGAGTAGAtgcttattttattgttaaaaaacatTGCactatttgtacatatgtattatatatttatgcttatgcAAGTATGTACGAGCACGCATGCCCTGCAGGGAGGTCAGTAGGTGCAACGATTTTAAATGTAATACACTTTTAGACACGAATTTGACAAAGAGATCAAAATAAAATGGATTTGAGTTTAAAAGCTAAAAAACGCTAAAATTATTACATTAATAAGACATTAACATCAATCACTTTAGCCTAGTATTGTTTGGTGTGAAGTTTGTGGTTTCAAAAACCGACCAAAATATTATCTAAAACTAAAGTTATAATGAAAAGGAGCAGTCACAATTATCAAAGTATATTTCTGTTATGAAACAGAACTCGATTGGCATTCCTATAACATCAATATGGACCTACGTAAAATATATGTCTGCTATGAAAATGCCCTTAGTCTACACTTTAATATGGGTAGtcgaaaagtcttttcgtatttctaatcaaacttcaactattttttttttatttataatgaactttaatgaatcaAATATGCACCATTTTGGTCTATcactttttgcaaattttccgCTGGTGCCAGTATTCCAtcaatgtaaaatttttctggtttctcggtgaaagtctgcgacaagtaattttcacaggcttctcttgaagccacaTTTACTCTATTAAGACAGTTATGCATTGACCGAAATAAATAATAGTCCGATGGTGCCAGGTAatggctatatggtggatgcatcaaagcATCCCAGCGAAGCtcttccagtttttgccgagtcatcaaagatgtgtaaGGTCTAACGTTGTTCTGATGGAAggcgaagccctttctgttgatcagttaaGACCGTtttttcaatctcatcagttgttgacagtaaatgGTTCGATCAGGCTGAAGCCACTcgtagtggatgattcctttccaatcccaccaaaaattcagcataacctttcgaggcgtcaatacTAGCTTAGCGACCATTTGTTGGACTTTACCACGCCTTGACCatgatttttttgcatattatttcCGTATTTGATACAGTTTTGGtgtcctgttaccattcgctttagaaatggttcgatttcatttcgtttcagcaaagaatcgcagatgttaattcggtccattaaatttttcacagacaattcatgtggtacccaaacatcgagcttctttttgtagccagccttttttaaatggttcaaacccgtttgatgatgaatgttaagttccttagcgatgtcatggctgcttatgtgacggtcctggtcaatcttttccataatttcatcgactttttcaacgataggtcgaccagagcgaggtgcatctttcacatcgaaatttccagaacggaagcgagcgaaccattattgtgctacacgaactgatctccgtaaatttcacaaatttgatTGGTAGCTTGGCAGCTCTATCAGCTTATGCCTAAACactctttaaaattttgctccctctttcaaatttttatcgaCTTAACAACGTTTTTCCCTCAGGCCGCGTTATATCACAGTTATAAGCATAATTTAGTTCAAACGTTGCTATTTCTTCGCATGACAGCTTTCTACTTTGatgctttgttgttggtttttttttttcttaatttgattTCAACCATAAATATTCTGCACAAATCCTATTAAAAGTAGTGTGCGTATTTGCCTGCGCTTTTATGCATGTTCCGCCAGCGCTAACGTTCAATGACGCCTTGACCTTGAGCACCACGCCATACGTCGCACCGCCCACTACTCACAGTCTCCTCAACTTTGTAGTGCGTGcaaaaaacttgaaataaatatgcatgCACTGGCGGTATTAATGCAATTTTGACATTAAAGCGTGTATGCAACGTAAGCATTGCACAATGTCGTGCAgcatgacgtatgagtaaccaACTCCATATAAAATGAGTAACGTGCAAGTGTGTGGTCTACAGGGCGTGTGAGTAACTAAGTTTGCAGTGCATTCAAAATATTCAACGTtgctatgtatgtgtgcagcaATCACTTAGCCGAGTAATGTATTTATTGACACTCGACACTCACTTCACCGCCAATTGCCACGCGTTTTTTGCTTGTGCGCTTAAGTGGCCTTTGAGTGATGTCCTTTCGGATAAGTGGAGTTCGGAATGACGTGGCAATATTAATAATCAATTCATAGAAGAGTGAGATTTAATTACGAaagcaagaaaatatttattgtcatCACAAAATATCTCCCAAATGCAACTTAAATGCcttccattttgaaatattattattttctttatacccatcaccctttaaaatttgtgttttacttTTATCTATCTTTTTCTGTGTATGTGCTTTTCCGTCAgtgcagagcatacttaaaagGCATTCCACAGGTGTGTCTTTTCATGTTGGGTCAgtgccaaaaatatataatatttgcatttttcgaaCAATTTGACTTTAGACACAGTACAAGTTCACTGCCTGTGGCCACTATATAAACACAAAAAGCAAATTGTGCACTCGAACAAATAAATGCCGTACAAATAATTCAgagttatttcttttatttaaatgccataaataaataatatgaagtgtaaatttacaataactgtttctgaaaaaattttcggcatgtatttttattcgattttgaTTTCAATTTGGACTGAAgtacagaaatatgtatataaaagtaagtTCACTATTAATATCGTacaatgtataaaataattatagtcCGAACAGGACAAAATTTGCCAGAAAAAAATCGAAGActatttaaaatacttaaatatgtaaatagttaAATGATTAACCCGACTAGTTGATTTAGCCACATCCATCCTCTCGTTTATATATACGCggactagtctctcagtttttgagatgtttTTGTGGAATTTCATACGTTCTTTTCtgaccaagaagctgcttatttacCGAAATGGCCTTTAtcaaaccactatagcatatacatagctgctatacaaactgatcgatcaaaatcaaagccttgtttacaatttcacgaaatttttcatAAGTTATTGTCCAAGACAACGTGTGATTAACTAGTAATAGATACAACAGTACAATCAATTGTTCAAATCagttcactataacatatagttacCATATAAACTAATCGATAaaactcaagttcttgtttggaaacttttattatatcgtcacctgaaatgcaaaatgacgtatcatcaaaaaattcgaaattgagtgtcttattgattacgcttcactacttcaaattgtatacataatattacatatgttcaacattttctggttctgcggtcatatataaaccagttttaaccaatattaatatgtttcattttattccgtgtttcattcatgccactgtaattTTCTGAAagtgttgttacgttaatttgcatttcaggtgacgatatgtaaagAGTATTATATCTAATCAAGGGACAACTTAACTTTTCTGAAGGCAAAGATCTCACTTGCGATTATTTTTGGAACAGAAGAATCTTGCCAACGATCAAATATCAATAGTTTCTAACCGCTCGTCATCTTCAATAGGAGCCTGCAAGAGAACAGCTGAGCTCCGACCTGCTCCCACTCCAACGAACCCGAGGCAAGGTCAGttcatcagctttgcagttaCGTATACCTGTGATGATTTAATCAAACTAGTCTTAACCAGAAGTAACTAATATGCTGTTGATATCCTTAATCACCTTCGAGTGCATAGTCATTGTGTTCAAGGTTAGTATTGCCGCCCTACTATTGGAGCAGATAGTCAGATTCCTTAAGGAAGCTGCGCTATGGTGTAATAAATAAATCGGTTACTTGATGGCAGAAATCTCAGcttgaaaaaaatcaacaatagACAGCAAACCTCATGCTGCTCGAGTTTATTTTCTAGCGCTTAATTGGTTCATTTATGGTCTCGCAAAACCACAATACTATTTTCGATAAGAGACGCCACCTTACGCCAATAGCTCATCTATATTTCTTCTTTATCGGCGTAGCTTTACTTGGGAGTGGACAGAAATGAGGAGAATGGAGTCATTgaaattcacgcaagtgaggaaagttctctgagtgccaatcacttgagagtggccagaaacgattattttacatacggcttaagcagctcacgacttccggtcttagaccaagtatcctctggatagtCAAAGACATCCTTTTGAAGGCGAGTTTAAGTGAgtaggcgaaccatccctccctaaggttgtgcgctgggtttaggaGCCGCCGCGTAAGGAAAGGCCTGCCAATAAAAAGGAATCAACAGCATCGGATAAGTAACCGCCTTTTTTGTTCTCTCCAAGAACTTATTATCTAAGTGACATCccaattatttcacttttacaGCAGATTTGAGGCGAACGTATCCGATCCGCGACTGTGGGATTTTATATCTCTTAGGCTATTTTCAGCcgcttagtttttttttgctgaggTAAAACTGAGTTTGCTAATACACGGTACTCAGGAAATCTGGATAGGCAATCACCCGACAATTTCTTAACTCAAGTTACCATAATCCCTAACCCTCTCTTGTGACATGCCACTATTCACGTTTACGTGAGCATGTGCTTCACTCCACACAGCTACGATCATTCTGTCCCAGAGAAGACTGAAAATTAAAAGCTTGAGGTTTGATTCACGGTCATATTTTCTAAGAGCTATTACGACCGCTTCCGGCAAAACATTATTGAGCGTTCCGCCGATAcctaaaaagataaatataacTTCCTCTATCTAAGCCACAACAGTGTGCAGACTAGTATCCAAAGATTTACCTTTACTCTATGCTCCTGAGCAACGATCCCTCGGAATGCGACCTTTTGTGTGTCAATCAAACAGCCTCTCAAGCGAATGATGGGCCTACATTCCTTGGCAACACTAAACCCCGTATTTAACGCGAACGATTCCctctgtttttgagatatcgatctgaaactttgcacacTCCAATTCCTTCCCAAGAAGCTGCCTATTTGTCTGATATGTATTGAACAGTCGATATCGGTTagataactgtcatacaaactcacccataaaaattaagttcttgttcGGAGGtttcttattgaaatttttttttctttttacaaatttccatcatatattattattaaggcAACGCTACATTTTCCAAACATATTATAGAGATCAAATCGCTATAgtatataactgccatacaaactgaccaatcaagcTCAAGcccttgtagggaaaacttttttgtttgaaaaagtatcttcacaaaattcagCATAAATTATAATCTAAAGCATCGCTACattctccgaacaaattgtttgaATCGGACCGCGATAGCATGCTGCCGTCCAAAGTctagataaagatctttttacataattttatgcATAAGAATGGCACGCGTAAAGGCTACTAAGCTTAAGTACAACCGAAGTTtacgattttttcttgttttctaatgaatttctaattttcattagttttagcaaaagaaaaagtaaaaactacTAACATATTTAAAACCGGAAATAGAAGtactttttttgtagaaaatgtaCAAATCATTTATTTACTAGCCTTAATGGCACCCATGTGTTAACATGCCAATAATTATATCTATCAAACAGCTTTTATTCATACACACCCTACCTTCAGAAATACACCCACAACCTAGACATTGTAATGTTAAATCAATTGTTTAAACGATGATACGCAAATGACAATGTTTCTTCTGGAAAAAGACCATTCACATAAATGCCGGCCTACAATACAGctaaaacacatacacataaatacactTTGCAACACATTTATTTAACACTTAACACTCGTACAATTATTGTGAGTGGTCACAAGTGCTTTTGAATATTGTCTGCCTTAATCATTTCCACCCGAACAGGTGTTTTGCCGCTTCTTTTgtgcatgtgtacatatgtatgtgtatatgtgtgtgtaactgTATATAAAGCATTTCCGCTagacatatttatgcatatccGACAAGCTGAGTTGGCGGTTGTCATCGGCCAGAGGGTGAACACCTGAGCGCTGCTGCTTATTTTAAATATCTCGTCTAAATTTCAACGCTTagcgcatatatgtacatataaaacgCTCACACAGGCACATGTGCGcatccatatacatattattacgatatatgtgtgtatatattattgtataactgtatgtttgtatatagcTAAGAAATGTAGTACAGAAAAGTCAACACTTGCCAGTCAATCCACACATTTCCACTGTTGGGCGCGTTTTTGACCCAaacgctttgtttttgtttgcactgACAGTCGCTGGCGCGAATGTGTGTACACACacaaccatatatacatatgtatatatgtatgtatttgtgtatctaGCAAGTTGTTggaacttttatttatattcgcGCCTGCATTTTGCTACTGCAtcttacaaatgtatgtttgtatgtatacgcGTGTGTGAGGGTGTGTGTGTACAtctaatattgtataatatttgtaaaagtGTAAAAGCAATGTGCCAGTCTTCACTTCTCACGTTTTCAAGGATACTCTctgaagtgaattaaaaaatttttacttttacttataAAATCTATGCCACACTGCATATTCAAggtgaacacatacatacatatgcatacacatatttacacgcacccatacatttatatacatatatgtaggtatgtataggCGGATGTATGCAAATTCAATAGAATAAATGCTGACAAAAACAATACATGTAACAATATCCCACCGAATGCCAGCAACTTTATGTTacacacttttattttattacatttttttccacaCCGCGCCTATAACTATGCTACTTCACATGACCGTGCACTTGTTTACTCACACACAGTGCTTATAAAAATTGCGGAACTTTCGAAACAGCTtcaaagcacaaaaaaattaatttttattgcgttATAAAAGTAATTAAGCAATTATTTTAGTAATCAACGGCCGCATTTGATATTCGCACGGATGCACCCATTGAAAGCGTTATTCACATGGATGTTGGATCTTTTATTTCGTCTACACTGAAGCTGCGAACGTCTTGGAGCAAACTGACTTGTTGTCGCGCAGCGAGTAGATTAGTTTGGTTGGTAGTTGCCGATTCTTAAAAGCTTTCAATTTGAGCTTTTCAAAAGTTTAACGCTTTTTGTGCTCTCACTCTCTTTCACCGGTAAAGTGGTAATGTCATGTACAGTTAACACCGTAAATGGTGCTGGTATGCCGTTGAAGTATTTCAGCAAGCCTAAATCATCGTATATCCTCAAAAATGTTATGGAGTTTGTTAGAGGCAAATTTACAACGTCAAAAATGATACGATTCCAACTTTCTTAGCATTTGAAAACAAATCCTTCCCATACCTCCgttttcgaacttttttatCTTAAATTGTTGGATAATATCTCAATAATGTTGTGTCTAAATTTTAGTGTTCAAAAcacttttacaataacaaataaacagatttttctttaaaaaaaaatgcattttgtcCTGCAAGGTCTtcccaaaaaagtaaaaactttaaattttttaagtactcTCGCGTTACCTCGGCAAAACGATTAACTACAGATAAAATGTTGAGGTTTAGGTTCAGCACTGAGTTATGAGACAAACCggaattcaacattttttcacaaGGTTCCAGAATAATTGACATATTTTCATTGGCGTAAGGTCATTGGcgtattttttaatgaaaaattaacagAATATTCTTCAAATATCATACAATAACGCttctttaagttttaagtttttttaaatagattatAACAGTTTATAAAATAATGACAGATAATTGGTACACATTTTTTCAACTACAGTgtatattgaaaacttttaaaatttgacATTTCACACTTTTACTTCCCGgtggtttgtttttattttttgttttgacattTTGCTGTTCACATTATTCAATAGGACGGTATTTTTCAAGCATTCATATTAATTCTGCGATTTTACTGGGTCAAAGTGCTTTATCTATTTAGTGGCGAGGCCACAGCTGATATCTTCCGCATGAATCCACTCAAGTAGCACGAGGTTCAATCAAATTAAAGGGATGACCCTTGCGCTACGCCTTTTGCGCCGACCGGCTTATCTCTCCCAAAGTAGTGCATTTACACTGCAGCGGCAACAGTATGCCACCCCTCTAGCCATAGTCATACGGAAACGAAGGTAAGTCACTATAATTTACACCTCTACTTCACACATTATTAAGTGaaatataacaaattataattatttaatcaCATTGTTGTAGTGGTGCTACGGAGAAACGCGCTGTCGAAAAGAAACCTCAACTCCCACCCATCGTTCCACCTAAAATATATCCAACAGAACCAAAGCATGAGTCAGCTAAAAGTGATGATTCGGATGATGCACAGAGTTGGTCTAAATGGCCACCACCCGCAAAGGATGACAAAAAATTATCTTCCCAACGGCTGTCAAGAGAAAACGTCGAAGGCTATatgtttaaacatttttttgactatatcaaaaactatgaaaaattgTTGGAGAAAAACTTTCCATCAGCCATGAAATTATATCGCACTTACGTTGACGGTGTAATGGACTTTTATAATGATATGAAATCTTACTTAAAGATAGCGCGCATTGTGAATAACTCACCAATGGGACTGAAAGCGCTCAATCGTAAAGAACTTGAGCTCTACATGCAAATGCCACGCGATATGATGAAAGTTGCGCCTGCGTTAATTGTCGTGGCACTGCCGCTGGTCGGTTACGTGGCGATGCCGTTAATGTAggtatattgtaaaaataacaCATTGTCATACTTTCTTAATTTTCCATTTAGTTTCGCGTATCCACAGCTATTTTTATGTTCGCATTTTTGGACCCTACAACAACGGGCAGAGTTCCAGCAAGCGATATTGCAAAGAAggctgaaaaataataaatcggTTTTCCGAATTCTACAATCGAAACTAAAAGATGCCAAGAAACACGAAAGTCACCAAGAACTGCAACAAATACTGGGTATGTTGGGTAGCGGCTTTCATCCCAGTGTCGAGTCATTGCTCAGAGTCAAAGACATTTTTACCCAACCGCCATACGATCTGCTCTCTCTAAGTAGGAAACAAGTTGTgagttgtttttatatattatcgTCGACCACATTTAATtcaatgttgttgtaaatattttgtttttgtagaaattgttgTGTCAACTGCATGGGGTCCCAACGCCTTTATTCAAACGTTATCATCTTGCGGAGCATGCGTTTCTGGTACATAACATGGACTTAGCTATTGTACGCGAAGGACACGTTCATAACATGCATCCGGATGGAATTAGACGTTCTTGCTACATACGTGGGCTCAATCCCAGCAATCTTAGCCATGAAGAAATGATAGCATGGCTACGTAATTGGATAAAAATTTCCACATCACTTGAAGAGCAACATATTAGCATGTTCCTGTACCTGCCAGTGCTATTAGGCTATAACCATCCAAACAATTGGCACTTAATTTATGACAAGAGTTAGGTGCTTAAATCAAAGCGAACGATCGTAATTCAATGCTAActtgaagataaaaaaaaaagattgaaaGGAAAGACCTACCACATATCGAAGTGCCAGGAAAGAAGCTTTCTTATCATTATTTTAAGTTGATTTTATTGTTCATATACATCAAATGATTCGTATTTTGTTACGAATTATATTAGTTCATATATTAGCTccattttttcgttaaaaatttaGTACCTCaccttttttcataataaatatgaatactGCACTGTTTAACTAATTTGTTTTCAACTACAATCCATTTAGCATCGCATAGTTTTAGAGAATATTTAGATATTGCTCAAAggtctttatttttaatgttgtagTGGCAGAAATATTCCTGAACTAATTACGGGCAAGGTGCCGGGTGGGCAGTCCTTGGTCAGATAGAAATCCGAGTCCGTCCCgtttacttagacccgactgtcataTGAATGGCTTTAATTATAATCGTGTTACATTTCATGTAAACACGTTTGTAACCAAAACACACTTAAAATCTTTCCTACTTAACTTGAATACTACGAAATAAGACTCCACATTTCTTTATTCCtataaaataactttattttccTCCGAAAAGTAGTCAACTAGTACACGAGCATACTAAGCTGAAAAGTTAAAAGACGGTGTTTACTTTTTGGCAGCACCCTTCTTCACACCTTGCGCCTTCAATTCACGGATGCGTTCGCGCTTGTCCTTCTTCAATTTACGCTCTGTACCGTCAGACTTGGTACGCTTCTTCAGTGTGTTGAAGGCAATGGTGAGCAACTTGTTACGTTGACGCTTGGCATAACGCAGCTTGAAACgatcaaaatcattcaaatgaGAGCGCtaataaaaggaaaagaaagaaaacttGTTAAACAACATACCAAAAATTTAACGCTTAAGTTATCATTCctatttttcagaaaataaataaaatagcttCATATATGTATCAGCCGGCAATTCCTATCAAGAACTTTCATTATCATCATGCTAAAGTCATGAAATACTCTTTGAACACACAAAAGATAATTgttaatcaattaaaatttaccttgcAAATATTCTGTGATCTTGACGACCATGGGCTAGCCTTCCATTGGGCTTTCATGTCGCTGTCCGTCCATGCTTTGCGTACAATACGTGTGGGGGCAGTGAAGGGGAACTTGATGCGGTATTTGGTCAGATGTAGATTATTCAATCTGTATTCCTGACGTGGTACACCGGTCAAGGGACCATCAACAAGCACCTATAGTaagttgaaattgtttttgttttaaattgtataaacatattagaagaaaatatagctTTTATTCGACATTGAACTAAGGGTATGTTTCAGTTATGGTTGTAAATAGCTTCAGTTATGTATCAGTTGGCACTTCCTATCGTGAACCGTATCATCACTTGCATACCCTTTGTACAATATCGAACAAGTATTCACATTCACTTACGCGTGTTTGATCAATAACGTCAACAATGGCGACTAGGCGGCCCTTCAAGGGACCCGCCGAGCATTTGGCAATGCGGCCAGTCTGTACAAACCTCTGGAAAGGCTGTAAATAGATAAATTAAGTATTAGTAAATCATTTAGCAAGTTGGCTCTGCTCCACGTTTCAGTAAGACAGTTCCATGCAAATGGTACTACCACCACGTGAAGTTGTTTCGCAATTGTAAATTTATCACACAAAAAGCTTTaacaataaatgtaaattaatggGAATCTTTGTACACTGAGAAGTCATGCACCATTAATGATTGTTCacattttatttacacttttattaaaacattaaacGAAGAGAGAAATTATGATGTCTCCTTACCATGGTTAACCGGAAAGAAAGAAACTTGGTTGCGGTTCTACAAATAAGACAGATTCAACATGGATTCTTACATTGAACCGTAACTGCTGAAAAAAGGAAGAGTGATGACATTTCTGAGTTGTCATTTGACATTTGCAAATTGGGAAACACTTATTTATCAAATAAGTTCATACAGGTGGGAACATTCATTTGCCAGAAacgtcaaatatttatttagtattttctgTTATTCTCGTGAAAAAGtccatttgtatatttaataataaatgtattaaagATCATAGATGTTTTTAATATGCCTCAATTCAAGGAAAAAGCGGATGGTTCAACCTCGAGAACTATTCATATTAATCCACatttcaacaaacaaattcATCCAATGGCGAATTGCGCAGCAAATGCAGTaataagcaaaacaatgtcATCTGGTGCTCACATCAACCCACTGTTTTTGGGTGTTTATAGACCACCAGCAATACATATGAATCCAAACTTCTTCAATAGTAAACTCATtgaacaacaaaaactgcaatTAAATTATGGCGAAAAGTATTCCGAAGAAGTGAAGTTAGTAACCAAAAATACTGCGATTAAAACAAATCCAccaaaaaatttgcttttacaTGGCGAAATTATCGACCTATGTGATGAATCTGACCAGGAAgtggaaaaaaaatctttaaattctaAATCAAGCATATTACCAGTAAGTAgagacacaaaacaaaaaattataaccaAATCACGCACAAAAATAGTTCGTGAACCAGCggtaattacaacaacaaaagttatacCTGTGCCATCACCGCTAATACGTTTAAGTAGTAAAAAATTAGTAAGAAGAACGCATACGACTCCAGCTC
This genomic stretch from Bactrocera dorsalis isolate Fly_Bdor chromosome 5, ASM2337382v1, whole genome shotgun sequence harbors:
- the LOC105223967 gene encoding 60S ribosomal protein L14, whose translation is MPFQRFVQTGRIAKCSAGPLKGRLVAIVDVIDQTRVLVDGPLTGVPRQEYRLNNLHLTKYRIKFPFTAPTRIVRKAWTDSDMKAQWKASPWSSRSQNICKRSHLNDFDRFKLRYAKRQRNKLLTIAFNTLKKRTKSDGTERKLKKDKRERIRELKAQGVKKGAAKK
- the LOC105223932 gene encoding LETM1 domain-containing protein 1, producing the protein MTLALRLLRRPAYLSQSSAFTLQRQQYATPLAIVIRKRSGATEKRAVEKKPQLPPIVPPKIYPTEPKHESAKSDDSDDAQSWSKWPPPAKDDKKLSSQRLSRENVEGYMFKHFFDYIKNYEKLLEKNFPSAMKLYRTYVDGVMDFYNDMKSYLKIARIVNNSPMGLKALNRKELELYMQMPRDMMKVAPALIVVALPLVGYVAMPLIFAYPQLFLCSHFWTLQQRAEFQQAILQRRLKNNKSVFRILQSKLKDAKKHESHQELQQILGMLGSGFHPSVESLLRVKDIFTQPPYDLLSLSRKQVKLLCQLHGVPTPLFKRYHLAEHAFLVHNMDLAIVREGHVHNMHPDGIRRSCYIRGLNPSNLSHEEMIAWLRNWIKISTSLEEQHISMFLYLPVLLGYNHPNNWHLIYDKS